The Chryseobacterium nakagawai genome has a segment encoding these proteins:
- a CDS encoding PhzF family phenazine biosynthesis protein has translation MKLELYQIDAFTEEIFHGNPACVVPLKNWLPDEILLKIARENAVAETAFFIDNGDTIHLRWFTPEIEMDLCGHATLATAHCLASILHYPNSRIVFETKSGELTVDVKDGFYYMDFPSRMPEPSTLPDTIVKSLNIQPTEVFKSRDYVLVYESEEDIKKIIVERSILDLINLDPGGVVVTAAGTDCDFVSRYFTPQSSILEDPVTGSAHCSLIPFWSSRLGKDQLFARQLSERGGQLYCENKGERVIVAGKARTYSMGHLWIE, from the coding sequence ATGAAGTTAGAATTATATCAAATAGATGCGTTTACAGAAGAAATTTTCCATGGAAATCCCGCATGTGTTGTCCCATTGAAAAATTGGCTGCCTGATGAAATTCTTTTAAAAATAGCCCGTGAAAATGCTGTAGCAGAAACCGCTTTCTTTATTGATAATGGTGACACCATTCACCTAAGATGGTTTACTCCTGAAATAGAGATGGATCTATGCGGGCATGCTACCCTTGCCACCGCTCATTGCCTGGCTTCCATCTTACATTATCCAAATAGCAGAATTGTTTTTGAAACCAAAAGTGGTGAATTAACAGTAGATGTAAAAGATGGATTCTATTATATGGATTTCCCGTCAAGAATGCCTGAACCCTCTACTCTTCCGGATACTATAGTAAAGTCTCTCAATATACAACCTACAGAAGTTTTCAAATCAAGAGACTATGTTTTGGTATATGAATCTGAGGAAGATATCAAAAAAATTATCGTTGAAAGATCTATTTTGGATCTTATTAATCTCGATCCGGGAGGCGTTGTTGTGACTGCTGCTGGTACAGACTGTGATTTTGTTTCAAGATATTTTACGCCACAGTCGTCTATTCTTGAAGATCCAGTTACCGGTTCTGCACACTGTTCACTTATCCCATTTTGGTCATCAAGATTAGGAAAAGATCAACTTTTCGCCCGTCAACTTTCAGAAAGAGGAGGTCAGCTCTATTGCGAAAACAAAGGCGAAAGAGTGATTGTGGCAGGTAAAGCCAGAACCTATTCTATGGGGCATCTTTGGATCGAATAA
- the zwf gene encoding glucose-6-phosphate dehydrogenase, with protein MSDNTILHPTTIVIFGATGDLAKRKLFPAFYNLYIDGRMPKGFNILALGRAENTDEKFRAYIKENLESFSRKTVTKEDWAGFQAHISYFQHQLDEESSYQNLYQKLEHFDKVYGTRGNRLFYLSIAPNFVSVISNHIKNTSIASDPSKDRIIIEKPFGHNKESAIELNNLLSQTFQEEQIYRIDHYLGKETVQNILAFRFGNSIFEPLWNHRHIESVQITVAEEVGVETRASFYEQTGALRDMIQNHLLQILCMVAMEPPVSLESGEIRDRKVDVLKSIRRISSDKVDHYAVRGQYGKGKVNGIKVNGYRQEEGIAADSNTETFAAIKFYLDNERWENVPFYVRTGKKMKEKHSYITIQFKPLPHSTFSESTSLLSANRLIINIQPQMDIRLQFMSKKPGLSLELKPVEMIFDNFACQTDTPEAYETLLLEALVGDLTLFMRSDQVEEAWDVVKTIQETWETTKDPSFPNYDAGSWGPDDSNALVERQGHQWV; from the coding sequence ATGAGCGACAACACAATCCTGCATCCAACAACCATTGTTATTTTTGGTGCAACAGGAGATTTGGCAAAAAGAAAGCTTTTTCCTGCATTTTATAATTTATATATCGATGGCAGAATGCCCAAAGGCTTTAATATTTTAGCATTGGGAAGAGCCGAAAATACAGATGAAAAATTCAGAGCCTATATTAAAGAAAATCTGGAAAGCTTTTCAAGAAAAACAGTAACCAAAGAAGATTGGGCTGGTTTTCAGGCGCACATCAGCTATTTTCAACATCAGTTGGATGAAGAAAGTTCTTATCAAAATTTATATCAGAAACTGGAACATTTTGATAAAGTTTATGGAACGAGGGGGAACAGACTCTTCTATCTTTCAATTGCTCCGAACTTTGTATCGGTCATTTCAAATCATATTAAAAATACCTCTATTGCTTCTGATCCTTCAAAAGATAGAATTATTATAGAAAAACCTTTTGGTCATAATAAAGAGTCGGCTATAGAACTGAATAATCTTCTTTCACAAACTTTTCAGGAAGAACAAATTTACCGTATCGACCATTATTTGGGAAAAGAAACCGTTCAGAATATTTTAGCCTTCAGATTCGGAAACTCAATTTTCGAGCCTTTATGGAATCACAGGCATATAGAATCTGTTCAGATTACCGTTGCGGAAGAAGTAGGAGTAGAAACAAGAGCCAGTTTTTATGAGCAGACGGGTGCTTTACGTGATATGATTCAGAATCATCTTTTACAAATTCTATGTATGGTAGCTATGGAACCACCGGTTTCACTGGAGTCTGGTGAAATCAGGGATCGTAAAGTGGATGTTTTAAAATCTATCCGTAGAATTTCATCGGATAAAGTAGATCATTATGCCGTTCGGGGACAGTATGGAAAAGGCAAGGTAAATGGTATCAAGGTAAACGGTTATCGTCAGGAAGAAGGAATTGCCGCTGATTCTAATACAGAAACATTCGCTGCCATTAAGTTTTATCTGGATAACGAGAGATGGGAAAATGTTCCTTTCTACGTTCGTACCGGAAAGAAAATGAAAGAAAAACATTCTTATATTACGATTCAGTTTAAACCACTTCCCCATTCTACATTTTCAGAAAGCACATCACTTTTATCAGCTAACCGACTGATTATTAACATTCAGCCTCAAATGGATATCAGATTACAGTTTATGTCAAAAAAACCTGGACTGTCATTAGAGTTAAAGCCTGTAGAAATGATTTTTGATAATTTTGCATGTCAGACAGATACTCCTGAAGCCTATGAAACCCTTTTACTAGAGGCTCTTGTAGGTGATCTTACGCTGTTTATGCGCTCTGACCAGGTAGAGGAAGCCTGGGATGTTGTAAAAACAATTCAGGAAACCTGGGAAACAACTAAGGATCCTTCTTTCCCAAATTATGATGCAGGAAGCTGGGGGCCTGATGATAGCAATGCTTTGGTTGAAAGACAAGGGCATCAGTGGGTTTAA
- a CDS encoding YdeI/OmpD-associated family protein yields METSLEKKKLAINTIQEWREWLVQNHRSSQSIWLICNNKKSGLPTVSWSELVDEAICFGWIDSTRKTIDSNSFMQLYTQRKTKSNWSKINKEKVQRLIDTGMMQPAGLETIKVAKENGSWTILDSVEELIIPNDLENAFIAHAGSKDYFLALSKTSKKMMLHWVTFAKRPETRQKRIHELVEQAAKKQKPEQFR; encoded by the coding sequence ATGGAAACAAGTTTAGAAAAAAAGAAACTCGCTATAAATACAATACAGGAATGGCGTGAATGGCTGGTACAAAACCATCGTTCAAGCCAAAGTATATGGCTTATTTGCAACAATAAAAAATCTGGACTTCCTACTGTCAGCTGGAGTGAATTAGTGGATGAAGCGATTTGTTTTGGCTGGATTGACAGCACAAGAAAGACGATAGACTCCAATTCATTTATGCAATTGTATACCCAACGTAAAACAAAAAGTAACTGGTCTAAGATTAATAAAGAAAAAGTTCAGAGACTTATAGATACAGGTATGATGCAGCCAGCCGGGCTTGAAACTATTAAAGTGGCTAAAGAAAACGGCTCATGGACTATTCTGGACAGTGTTGAAGAACTTATCATCCCCAATGATCTGGAAAATGCCTTTATAGCACATGCCGGTTCAAAAGACTATTTTTTAGCGCTGAGTAAAACATCTAAAAAAATGATGTTACACTGGGTGACTTTTGCCAAACGCCCAGAAACCCGACAAAAACGTATTCATGAGCTGGTAGAACAGGCAGCAAAAAAACAAAAACCTGAACAGTTCCGATAA
- a CDS encoding bacteriocin-like protein, whose protein sequence is MKNLKKVSRKELKQVKGGEGNNGDSKCPPGTNDCILPFGGNMCIPDDNQMACPEL, encoded by the coding sequence ATGAAAAATTTAAAAAAAGTTTCAAGAAAAGAATTGAAGCAAGTAAAGGGCGGTGAAGGTAATAATGGTGACTCAAAATGCCCTCCCGGAACCAATGATTGTATTTTACCATTTGGAGGGAATATGTGTATTCCTGATGATAATCAAATGGCATGTCCAGAGTTATAA
- a CDS encoding REP-associated tyrosine transposase, protein MSRNYKFHNPEGLYFISFAVVGWLDVFIRNEYKEIFVESLRFCQKNKGMEIHAWCIMSNHVHLVFRSINGQKPEALIGDLKRFTSKALVAAIKENPTESRKEFLLNFFLKEGSKASNVNQYQFWRHDNRPIELWSNRVINQKINYVHQNPVKAGLVFRAEDYRYSSAIDYSDVKGLLDDIVVFRMFDL, encoded by the coding sequence ATGAGTCGTAATTACAAATTCCATAATCCTGAAGGATTATATTTCATAAGTTTTGCTGTTGTAGGTTGGCTGGATGTCTTTATTAGAAATGAATACAAAGAAATCTTTGTAGAAAGTTTAAGATTTTGCCAAAAGAATAAAGGAATGGAAATACATGCATGGTGCATCATGTCAAATCATGTGCATTTAGTGTTCAGAAGTATAAATGGGCAAAAGCCAGAAGCTCTGATAGGAGACTTAAAAAGATTTACAAGCAAAGCACTTGTGGCCGCTATCAAAGAAAATCCTACAGAAAGCAGAAAGGAGTTTTTATTAAATTTCTTTCTCAAAGAAGGCTCAAAGGCTTCAAATGTAAACCAATATCAGTTTTGGAGACATGATAATAGACCTATTGAGTTGTGGAGCAATAGAGTGATTAATCAGAAGATTAATTATGTACATCAAAATCCTGTAAAAGCAGGTTTGGTTTTCCGTGCAGAAGATTATAGATACAGCAGTGCAATAGATTATTCTGATGTAAAAGGACTTTTAGATGATATTGTTGTTTTTAGAATGTTTGATTTGTAA
- a CDS encoding GNAT family N-acetyltransferase — translation MNNIKNEIKLRPTTVADLEILFQFQLDTEANHLAAFTSKDSVNKEAYLAKYTRLLNDPTVNNQTIIVGTVVAGSIAKFIMEGDAEITYWIDKELWGKGVATTALKEFLTLEPTRPIFGRVAFDNLGSQKVLENCNFIRVGTDKGFANARQMEIEEFIYRLDA, via the coding sequence ATGAACAATATTAAAAATGAAATAAAACTCAGACCCACAACCGTTGCTGATTTAGAGATCCTTTTTCAATTTCAGCTTGATACTGAAGCCAATCATCTGGCAGCATTTACTTCAAAGGATTCTGTCAATAAAGAAGCATATTTGGCTAAATACACCAGATTATTGAATGACCCCACCGTCAATAACCAGACGATTATAGTAGGTACTGTTGTCGCGGGAAGTATTGCAAAGTTTATTATGGAAGGCGATGCAGAAATTACTTATTGGATTGATAAGGAGCTCTGGGGGAAAGGTGTTGCCACAACAGCGTTAAAAGAGTTTCTTACCCTTGAACCGACCAGACCTATTTTTGGACGGGTTGCTTTTGATAATCTTGGCTCACAAAAGGTACTGGAAAATTGTAACTTTATCAGAGTTGGTACAGATAAAGGTTTCGCCAATGCAAGACAGATGGAGATTGAAGAGTTTATTTACAGGCTTGATGCTTAA
- the pgl gene encoding 6-phosphogluconolactonase, translating into MDITIFNTLDTLYKKAADTFIELSGQSIQKNGKFVVAVSGGSSPKAIFSLLATSEYADKIDWNKVYVFWVDERWVALDDEKSNFKMTLETLLNKVPVNKDQIFPMYKDGIDPEEYAKEYETQIRNVLGEEGVFDFILLGMGDDGHTASLFPGEAVLDEKEKWVAAYYLKPQEMFRITLTEPIINKADNILIVTFGTSKKHALNEVLHGEYNPKLYPLQLIKKKDGVQIFTDEEAGA; encoded by the coding sequence ATGGATATTACAATATTTAATACGCTTGATACTTTATATAAAAAAGCAGCAGATACTTTCATTGAGCTTTCCGGCCAATCTATTCAAAAAAACGGAAAATTTGTGGTGGCTGTAAGCGGTGGCTCTTCTCCGAAAGCCATTTTCAGCTTATTGGCGACTTCGGAATATGCAGATAAAATAGATTGGAACAAAGTTTATGTTTTCTGGGTAGATGAAAGATGGGTTGCTCTTGATGATGAAAAGAGTAATTTTAAAATGACCCTGGAAACTCTTTTGAATAAAGTTCCCGTTAATAAAGATCAGATTTTCCCAATGTATAAAGATGGAATTGATCCTGAAGAGTACGCTAAAGAATATGAAACGCAAATCAGAAATGTATTAGGTGAAGAAGGTGTTTTCGATTTTATCCTTTTAGGGATGGGTGATGATGGCCATACGGCTTCCCTATTTCCGGGAGAAGCAGTGCTGGATGAAAAAGAAAAATGGGTTGCAGCTTATTATTTGAAACCTCAGGAAATGTTCAGGATTACCTTGACAGAGCCTATTATCAATAAAGCCGACAATATTTTGATTGTCACATTCGGCACCTCTAAAAAGCATGCTCTTAATGAAGTTTTACACGGAGAATATAATCCGAAACTATACCCGCTTCAGTTAATTAAAAAGAAAGATGGGGTTCAGATTTTCACCGACGAAGAGGCAGGCGCTTAA
- a CDS encoding lamin tail domain-containing protein, translating into MKNPENVAPFVEASELITELKDKANDILSSVLSTELSSITINGKGNFPYYWQDPSNLKFNKKTYDWISSNLKANTEPVQLDQVFTNYFIDVFSKVNYSLSEEDTVILNDAHKNATDQQMALLNAWVGAYGSLPPATDTMQPIDIIMNKIATEWANPATTLSQIQKSDNLDALLNKTPASGQPILPVLANYLNALGATISLQNNVTMNNGYLSRVLKNVQQPKKDNGGLQLNDDSILPAFQVTTPLSDILNGLKNTSQAAQIDMEVKRESESRFQVSVQGKTGFSIPIFDFFTLGIGGNANYFSEDIAISKNSIKISMSFTGVTLVNFGPTDFNIASNMYWAWFDPIRKAEVNSADKEKEKHISGYKFSPNPATKFGPDGPFGLLNGVAISNYPSVEITVTSEDYKSIQKTFEQSSSATLSFLGIPLASVTESTYSSSIQVDSSKSTIKITLTPPQSLIAGNNRDSIAWVLGAIVDYPAQVNSEREMLEKGAYPNYQLYKDNTGTTYCSGSKVKSHDVGSAWVSKCLAAHPGTSCSGKPWTSPSQKGTVWP; encoded by the coding sequence ATGAAAAATCCAGAAAATGTTGCTCCTTTTGTAGAAGCATCAGAACTCATTACAGAATTAAAAGACAAGGCTAATGATATACTATCAAGTGTTTTAAGCACAGAGCTATCCTCTATAACCATTAACGGCAAAGGAAATTTCCCTTATTACTGGCAGGATCCCTCAAATCTTAAGTTTAATAAAAAAACATACGACTGGATCTCATCAAATCTTAAAGCCAATACTGAGCCGGTTCAGCTTGATCAGGTATTTACCAATTATTTTATTGATGTTTTCTCAAAAGTCAATTATTCTTTATCTGAAGAAGATACAGTGATATTAAATGATGCTCATAAAAATGCTACAGATCAGCAAATGGCTTTACTTAATGCATGGGTAGGAGCTTATGGTTCGCTTCCTCCTGCAACAGACACCATGCAGCCTATTGATATCATTATGAATAAAATCGCGACAGAATGGGCTAATCCGGCAACTACCTTATCCCAGATTCAGAAAAGTGATAACCTGGATGCTTTACTGAATAAAACTCCGGCAAGTGGCCAACCTATTCTTCCTGTTTTAGCGAACTATCTGAATGCTCTGGGAGCCACAATATCTTTACAGAACAATGTGACGATGAATAATGGTTATTTATCCAGAGTGTTGAAGAATGTACAACAGCCTAAAAAAGATAACGGAGGTCTGCAGTTGAATGACGACAGTATTTTACCTGCCTTCCAGGTGACAACACCCCTTAGCGATATTTTAAACGGACTTAAAAATACCTCTCAGGCGGCTCAGATAGACATGGAAGTTAAACGTGAATCCGAAAGCCGGTTCCAGGTTTCCGTACAAGGGAAGACTGGTTTTTCTATTCCTATCTTCGACTTCTTTACCTTAGGAATTGGAGGCAATGCCAATTATTTCAGTGAAGATATCGCCATCAGCAAAAACTCGATCAAAATATCGATGTCTTTTACCGGAGTTACGCTTGTCAACTTTGGTCCTACAGATTTTAATATTGCAAGCAATATGTACTGGGCATGGTTTGATCCTATCCGTAAAGCGGAAGTAAACAGTGCAGACAAAGAGAAAGAAAAACATATTTCCGGATATAAATTTTCTCCGAATCCTGCTACCAAATTCGGACCTGACGGACCTTTTGGTTTGCTGAACGGGGTTGCAATTTCTAATTACCCTAGTGTTGAGATTACGGTAACCAGTGAAGATTATAAAAGCATTCAAAAAACCTTTGAACAATCTTCTTCTGCAACACTTTCCTTCTTAGGAATTCCTTTGGCCAGTGTTACAGAATCTACGTATTCTTCTTCTATTCAGGTAGACAGTTCAAAATCAACTATCAAGATTACTTTAACCCCTCCTCAAAGTCTGATCGCTGGTAACAATAGAGATTCCATAGCCTGGGTTCTTGGTGCTATCGTCGATTATCCTGCACAGGTAAATAGTGAAAGAGAAATGCTTGAGAAAGGTGCCTATCCCAATTATCAGCTCTATAAAGATAACACCGGAACTACCTATTGTTCAGGAAGCAAAGTGAAATCTCACGATGTGGGCAGTGCTTGGGTCAGTAAATGTCTTGCAGCCCATCCGGGAACAAGCTGCTCCGGAAAACCATGGACAAGCCCTAGCCAAAAAGGAACAGTTTGGCCATAA
- the gndA gene encoding NADP-dependent phosphogluconate dehydrogenase produces MEKYNYGVIGLGVMGRNLLYNIADNGFSTAGFDLDEEKVRELHQGATPGTSVKGTASLEEFVSALDTPRKIILMVPAGKPVDAVLESITPLLSPKDIVVDAGNSYFKDTERRIADLASKNLHFMGMGVSGGEQGARRGPSIMPGGDLEAFNLLKPMLELIAAKVNGEPSTAYMGKGSAGNYVKMVHNGIEYAIMQLISEAYDLLRKGANLNNNQLYEVFKTWNEGEMNSFLIEITRDIFQQKDDLTDGFLVDQILDKAGAKGTGKWTSEQAMEIGVSIPTIDIAVTSRILSAYKDERVKASQLYPKGAITTPENIDLFIKEVGEALYLSTLISYAQGLALLVKASEEYEFEIPLKDVVKIWRGGCIIRSVLLEKFYSAYSKDQNLSNILLDQGISEIVKDKISSLRKVASFAASNGIPSIGIQTALGYFEAYTTESLPINLLQAQRDYFGAHTYQRIDREGVFHTSWQNVNN; encoded by the coding sequence ATGGAAAAGTACAATTACGGGGTCATCGGTCTCGGCGTAATGGGGAGAAACCTGCTTTATAATATTGCTGATAATGGTTTTTCTACCGCAGGGTTCGATTTGGATGAGGAAAAAGTAAGAGAACTTCATCAAGGAGCCACTCCTGGAACTTCAGTTAAAGGAACTGCATCTCTTGAAGAGTTTGTATCAGCTTTGGATACTCCGAGAAAAATTATTTTAATGGTTCCCGCAGGAAAACCCGTAGATGCTGTTCTGGAAAGCATTACACCGCTTCTCAGCCCAAAAGATATTGTAGTAGATGCTGGAAATTCTTATTTCAAAGATACTGAAAGACGTATTGCTGATTTAGCGTCTAAAAACCTACATTTTATGGGAATGGGCGTTTCCGGAGGAGAACAAGGAGCAAGAAGAGGACCGAGTATTATGCCTGGTGGAGATTTGGAAGCCTTCAACCTGTTAAAACCTATGTTGGAATTAATTGCAGCAAAAGTTAATGGTGAACCTAGTACCGCTTACATGGGCAAAGGTTCTGCAGGAAACTACGTAAAGATGGTTCACAATGGTATTGAGTATGCTATTATGCAGTTAATCAGTGAGGCTTACGATTTGTTGAGAAAAGGAGCCAATCTAAACAATAATCAGCTTTATGAAGTTTTCAAAACATGGAATGAAGGGGAAATGAATTCTTTCCTTATTGAAATAACAAGAGATATTTTCCAACAAAAAGATGATTTAACAGATGGTTTTCTTGTTGACCAGATTCTAGATAAAGCCGGAGCAAAAGGAACAGGGAAATGGACTTCTGAGCAGGCCATGGAAATTGGTGTTTCTATTCCGACTATTGATATCGCGGTAACTTCAAGAATTTTATCTGCCTATAAAGATGAGCGAGTGAAAGCTTCTCAACTATATCCTAAAGGAGCAATAACAACTCCTGAAAATATAGACCTGTTCATCAAAGAAGTGGGCGAAGCTTTGTATTTGTCTACTTTAATCAGCTATGCTCAAGGATTGGCATTACTGGTAAAAGCTTCTGAAGAATATGAGTTTGAAATTCCTTTAAAAGATGTTGTCAAAATATGGAGAGGCGGATGTATTATCCGTTCTGTTTTATTAGAAAAATTCTATTCGGCTTATTCTAAAGATCAGAATTTATCTAATATTCTATTGGATCAAGGGATTTCAGAAATTGTAAAAGATAAAATTTCTTCATTAAGAAAAGTCGCTTCCTTTGCTGCATCAAACGGAATTCCAAGCATAGGAATTCAGACAGCTTTAGGATATTTCGAAGCCTATACAACAGAATCTTTACCGATCAATCTGCTTCAGGCTCAGCGTGATTATTTTGGGGCACACACTTACCAAAGAATTGACAGAGAAGGAGTTTTTCACACTTCATGGCAAAACGTAAATAACTAA
- a CDS encoding ATP/GTP-binding protein → MRIAIFGAHNVGKTTLAEELLEHLPGYTFETEPYYQMELYGYEFSEIPDAEDFVEQFNYSAKLILQSGDNVIFDRGVIDLLAYLHVLDPRRNIQSLFEKAQAIIAEIDLFVFVPIEEPDLIPIHQIELPKLRSQVNNLLYDWISDFGIEVIRVNGTLSERRDQVLNGILSTTDT, encoded by the coding sequence ATGAGAATTGCGATATTCGGGGCTCACAACGTTGGCAAAACCACTTTGGCGGAAGAACTTCTGGAACATCTTCCAGGTTATACTTTTGAGACAGAACCTTATTATCAAATGGAATTATATGGTTATGAATTTTCAGAAATTCCTGATGCTGAAGACTTTGTTGAACAGTTCAATTATTCAGCAAAACTAATTCTGCAAAGTGGAGACAATGTGATATTTGACAGAGGTGTCATTGATCTCTTAGCCTATCTTCATGTTCTTGATCCTCGTAGAAATATTCAATCTCTCTTTGAAAAAGCTCAGGCAATAATTGCTGAAATTGACCTTTTTGTATTTGTTCCGATTGAAGAACCGGATTTAATCCCTATACACCAGATTGAACTTCCAAAACTCAGAAGCCAGGTCAATAATTTACTCTATGATTGGATCAGTGATTTTGGGATAGAAGTAATTAGAGTCAATGGGACATTATCTGAGCGTAGAGACCAGGTACTCAATGGAATTTTATCCACTACTGACACATAG
- a CDS encoding serine hydrolase domain-containing protein yields the protein MKTSMAFLVLLLSNYFFSQTIHAEKLDNYFNYIENNNLGVGRLSVFKNGKEVYAKSFGQKNIPELIDDKNTRYQVGSVTKMMTAVLIFKLIEGKKLDLNDKLSAFYPEVPNSEIITLKNLLEHTSGLGSYVVKDGEVWVTEKTTDREIMELIVKQGKSFEPGEKTAYSNSAYYLLTKILEKKHNKPFHQILYSEIIQPLRLKNLASFKPDQKNVFLPYRYENNSWTILKKEINLLNVIGVGDVSATPYDLNIFINSLFHNKILKKESLELMEPKPGKEDWGRGMAIWHFNDLIFYGHGGDTLGSHAILIYNKEDDLSIAYVTNGERIKKENFMQNVVDLLYNKEIKLPEIQDKP from the coding sequence ATGAAAACCTCAATGGCATTCTTAGTTCTTCTTCTTTCAAATTACTTTTTTTCACAAACGATTCATGCTGAAAAATTAGATAATTATTTCAATTATATTGAGAATAATAATTTAGGAGTGGGACGTTTGTCAGTTTTTAAAAATGGGAAAGAAGTATATGCTAAAAGTTTTGGACAAAAAAATATACCTGAATTAATTGATGATAAAAATACCAGATATCAGGTGGGTTCTGTAACCAAAATGATGACTGCTGTTTTAATTTTTAAATTAATTGAAGGAAAAAAATTAGATTTAAATGATAAACTTTCAGCATTTTATCCGGAAGTTCCAAATTCAGAGATCATAACCCTTAAAAATTTATTAGAACATACCAGCGGATTGGGAAGTTATGTGGTAAAAGACGGAGAAGTTTGGGTAACGGAAAAGACCACTGACCGGGAGATCATGGAACTCATTGTCAAACAAGGAAAAAGCTTTGAACCTGGCGAAAAAACAGCATATTCAAATTCCGCTTATTACCTTCTGACTAAAATTCTTGAAAAAAAACATAATAAGCCGTTTCACCAAATACTCTATTCAGAAATTATACAGCCTCTGAGACTCAAAAATCTGGCTTCTTTCAAACCCGATCAAAAAAATGTATTTCTGCCTTATCGATATGAAAATAATTCATGGACGATTCTGAAAAAGGAAATAAATTTACTCAATGTAATTGGCGTAGGCGATGTCTCTGCGACCCCTTATGATCTGAATATTTTCATCAATAGTTTATTCCATAATAAGATCCTAAAGAAAGAATCCCTGGAGCTGATGGAGCCTAAACCAGGAAAAGAAGATTGGGGAAGAGGGATGGCAATCTGGCATTTTAACGATCTTATATTTTATGGACACGGTGGAGATACATTAGGATCACATGCCATTCTTATTTATAATAAAGAAGATGACCTCTCCATCGCTTATGTTACGAATGGAGAACGAATTAAAAAAGAAAACTTTATGCAAAATGTTGTTGATCTGCTGTATAACAAAGAAATTAAGCTCCCTGAAATACAAGATAAACCATAA